One stretch of Zhihengliuella flava DNA includes these proteins:
- a CDS encoding DUF4244 domain-containing protein has product MKTLTAGPSPEDEWLDFDNVVSLGDYRHRDAERRESDEDPEWAPERLTRESGIATAEFAIVTFGAVAFAGLLVAILSSGDVSDMLLGLVTKALAG; this is encoded by the coding sequence ATGAAAACGCTCACCGCAGGCCCCTCGCCAGAGGACGAGTGGCTGGACTTTGACAACGTGGTCTCCCTCGGGGACTACCGCCACCGCGACGCGGAACGTCGCGAGAGCGACGAGGACCCGGAGTGGGCCCCAGAACGGCTCACCCGTGAGTCGGGCATCGCCACCGCCGAATTTGCGATCGTCACCTTTGGCGCCGTGGCTTTTGCTGGACTCCTCGTGGCGATCCTCTCGAGCGGAGATGTCAGCGACATGCTGCTCGGACTGGTGACGAAGGCCTTGGCAGGCTGA
- a CDS encoding type II secretion system F family protein, with product MEPPSTPAGHGMMAVVATVLAALAVWVWATPPGAFARDRRRTGLRGPMLPDRSAQRTARPVETGLLLELAASLLEAGQPVPSLLAHLGDVVPQGEQLTRVGRALELGLSWERAWAGTDARLIQLARALGFAHSSGAAAAQLIRRAAVEQRRAEAREAQLQAARLAVRLVVPLGLCALPAFICWGIVPLVVSMMPDL from the coding sequence GTGGAGCCGCCGTCTACTCCAGCGGGCCACGGGATGATGGCCGTCGTCGCCACCGTGCTGGCAGCACTCGCCGTCTGGGTGTGGGCGACTCCGCCGGGCGCCTTTGCACGAGATCGCCGACGGACCGGGCTTCGTGGCCCGATGCTCCCGGATCGCAGTGCGCAGCGGACCGCACGACCCGTGGAGACGGGGCTCCTCCTTGAACTCGCGGCGTCGTTGCTGGAGGCAGGCCAACCGGTGCCCTCCCTGCTCGCGCACCTCGGCGACGTCGTGCCCCAAGGGGAGCAGCTGACGCGAGTCGGCCGCGCTCTGGAGCTCGGCCTGTCGTGGGAACGAGCCTGGGCGGGCACTGACGCCCGGCTGATCCAGCTCGCGAGGGCCTTGGGTTTTGCCCACAGTTCGGGGGCGGCCGCCGCCCAGCTGATCCGCCGGGCGGCAGTGGAACAGCGGCGAGCGGAGGCACGAGAAGCACAACTGCAGGCGGCGCGACTGGCCGTTCGATTGGTGGTCCCGCTGGGCCTGTGCGCCCTCCCAGCATTTATCTGTTGGGGCATAGTCCCGCTCGTGGTGTCTATGATGCCCGACCTCTGA
- a CDS encoding type II secretion system F family protein → MSAELITAGLCVGAAVWLVWPTRGLTRAPKRTDRRVHSVQGRIRGPRRRAATEAHSSITDHAQALRQLAALYDSGSPPVRAWEQLALAWRSTARSDPHDATPGVRREPRQTRAGDPAAVAARDIASAAAAARAATVTGLPLSSGLARHSAEADGAWIRVWERVRWCSELSERTGVAMAGLLECVADQLEAEQDAERARATALAGPRTTHRLLALLPLFGVALAGVLGADPVGVLLTERAGQIAGLAGLGLWVGHWWWSRRLLQRATG, encoded by the coding sequence ATGAGTGCGGAACTCATCACGGCCGGGCTCTGTGTCGGCGCCGCCGTCTGGCTGGTCTGGCCCACGCGTGGCCTGACCCGCGCCCCGAAGCGTACTGACCGGCGCGTTCACAGCGTGCAAGGTCGGATTCGTGGGCCTCGTCGGCGAGCCGCTACCGAGGCTCACTCATCGATCACTGACCATGCGCAGGCCCTCCGCCAGCTGGCGGCCCTGTACGACTCGGGCAGCCCGCCGGTGCGCGCATGGGAACAACTCGCCCTCGCGTGGCGCTCCACCGCTCGCTCAGACCCCCACGATGCGACGCCGGGGGTCAGGCGTGAACCACGGCAAACGAGGGCCGGAGATCCCGCCGCCGTCGCTGCGCGGGATATCGCGTCGGCGGCAGCGGCCGCGCGCGCTGCGACCGTGACCGGCCTGCCGTTGTCCTCCGGCCTTGCGCGCCATAGTGCTGAGGCCGATGGCGCATGGATCCGCGTGTGGGAACGGGTGCGCTGGTGCAGTGAACTCTCCGAACGCACGGGGGTCGCGATGGCTGGCCTGTTGGAGTGCGTGGCCGATCAGCTCGAGGCCGAACAGGACGCAGAGCGAGCACGCGCCACGGCGCTCGCCGGACCGCGGACCACGCATCGGCTGTTGGCCTTGCTGCCGCTGTTCGGGGTGGCGCTCGCCGGCGTCCTCGGCGCAGATCCGGTGGGCGTGCTGCTCACCGAGCGCGCCGGTCAGATCGCCGGACTCGCGGGACTCGGATTGTGGGTAGGGCACTGGTGGTGGAGCCGCCGTCTACTCCAGCGGGCCACGGGATGA